One Belonocnema kinseyi isolate 2016_QV_RU_SX_M_011 chromosome 6, B_treatae_v1, whole genome shotgun sequence genomic region harbors:
- the LOC117175273 gene encoding uncharacterized protein LOC117175273: MFVEGKNLRSSQAELVSCAWIFGFILGLKTVTLDLDEDWKWKFMEDTVLASWMSIGVNIIIDQISSVRSTLNSGRKKSKIYFYSPTSTVKNLNANWNTDKCFVWKWKIKIISDMGKFYFKKWTLCSFSYSPLF, encoded by the exons ATGTTTGTGGAGGGTAAGAATCTAAGATCTTCGCAAGCAGAACTTGTGAGTTGCGCTTGGATTTTTGGATTTATCCTGGGCTTGAAGACTGTGACTTTGGATTTGGATGAAGACTGGAAGTGGAAATTTATGGAAGATACAGTGCTAGCTAGCTGGATGTCGATTGGAGTGAACATAATTATAG ATCAAATTTCTTCAGTACGATCCACCCTGAACTCGGGACGAAAGAAATCAAAGATCTACTTTTATTCTCCGACTTCTACGGTGAAGAATCTAAATGCAAATTGGAACACCGATAAATGTTTTGTATGGAAATGGAAAATAAAGATTATTTCCGATAtggggaaattttattttaaaaaatggactttatgCTCTTTCTCCTATTccccccttttttaa